In Thermoanaerobaculia bacterium, the DNA window GAGACCTCCCCCGCCGCGTAGAGGCCGGCGAGCGTCGTCCGGCCGACGAGGTCCACGGCGACCCCGCCGCACGAATAATGCGCCGCGGGAACGATCGGGACGGGCCCCTTCGTCACGTCGTACCCCGCCTCCCGGCAGCGCTCCGCGACTCCCGGGAAATGCTCGCGGATCCATTCCGGCGGCTTGTGCGAGATGTCGAGGAGAACGTTCGGCTGGTCCTCTTCGAGCATCCTCCGGTGGATCGCGCGCGCCACGATGTCTCGCGGCGCGAGCTCGCCGCGCGGATCGTAATCCTTGAGGAAGGGGCGTCCCTGCGCGTCGGTGATGATCGCCCCCGCTCCGCGAAGCGCCTCCGAGAGAAGCAGCCGCCCTTTCGGGTGAACGAGCGCGGTCGGGTGGAACTGGACGAACTGGAGATTCACGACCCGCGCCCGGGCGCGCACGGCCATGGCGACGCCGTCCCCGCGCGCTCCGGCCGGGTTCGTCGTGTGCAGGAACACCTGTCCGAGTCCGCCGGTCGCGAGGATCGTCGCGCGGGCGAGCGCGGGAGCCACGGTTCCGCGCGCCCGATCGAGGAGGTACGCGCCGAAGACGCGCGGCGACACGTACCGGTCGAGGGGATCGGGCGAGTCGTGAGCCGGCGTCAGCACGTCGACGGCGGTCTGGCCGGTGCGCCACTCGATCCGGCTTTCGCGGGCGACGGCGGCCAGCAGCGCGCGTTCGACGGGAATCCCCGTCTCGTCCTTGACGTGGAGGATCCGGGGCATCGAATGCGCCCCTTCGAGCGCCCAGTCGAATTCGCCGTCGGTCCGGTCGAAGGGGACGCCGAGCTCGTCGATCAGGAGCCGGCGCACGAGGTCCGGGCCTTCGCGGGCGAGCTTTTCGACGGCGGCGGGGTTGCAGAGGCCGCCGCCCGCCTTCTCGATGTCCGAGGCGAGGGCCTCGGGAGTGTCGCCCCGGGGACGGCCGACGATTCCTCCCTGCGCCCAGAACGTGTTCGAGGATTCCGGCGTTTCGGAGCGCGTCACGATGACGACGCGCGCGCCGCGGCGGGCGGCCGAGAGCGCGGCCGCGCAACCGGCGATCCCGGTCCCGATCACGAGGACGTCGCAGGTCGGCGCGGTCATGCGACCTCGATCTCCAGCGAAATGTCGGTCCCGGCGGCGGAATGGGTGAGCGCGCCGACCGAGATGAAGTCGACCCCGGTCTCGGCGCAGGCGCGGACGTTCTCCAGCGTGATTCCTCCCGACGCTTCGAGGGGGACCTCGGGCCGGAGGGAACGCGCGACCGACACGAGCGACGCGAGCTCCCGCGGGGAGCGGTTGTCGAGGAGAAGCGCGTCGGCCCCCGCGGCGAGCGCCTCCCGGAGCGCGCCTTCCGTTTCGACCTCCACCTCGATTCGGACGAGATGGGGCGCGTGCCGCTTCGCGCGGGCGACCGCCTCCGCGACGCTCCCGGCGACCGCGAGGTGGTTGTCCTTGATCAGGATGCCGTCGTCCAGCCCGAACCGGTGATTCGCCCCGCCGCCGGCGGCGACGGCCCGCTTGTCCAGCGCGCGCAGGCCGGGCGCCGTCTTGCGGGTGTCGAGGATGCGGCAGGACGTCCCCGCCACCGCGTCGACGTAGCGGCGGGTCGCGGTCGCGATTCCGCACATCCGCTGGAGCAGGTTCAACGCGACCCGCTCCCCGGAAAGCAGGGCGCGCGCCTTTCCGGAGACCGACGCCAGGACGGCGCCGGCGGCGGCGGCGGAGCCGTCCTCCGATTCCCCGGTCCAGACGCTATCGGGGTCGAGGAGCGAGAAAACCTCGCGGGCGACGTCCAGCCCGCACACGACCGCGGGCGTCCGGACGCGGAATCTTCCGAGGCCTTTTGCGCCGGCCGGGACGATCGCGTTCGTCGTCGCGTCTCCTCGGCCGAGATCCTCGGCCAGGAAACGCTCGAGGGACTCCCGCAGGAGGAACGACACGCGTGTAAGGATAGTCGAAGGCGGTGGCGTGGCCTCGGGAGGACTCCCCGTCCGAAATTCCGGACGCCGTCCGGAAAGCCTGCCTGTCATCGGCCTGTCATTTCACGGCGTAAACTCCGGGGAAGACGGGAGACGGGAGCGCTCCCCGGCCGGGGCGCGCCGATTGCTCCGAGAGGCGGAAACACGATGATCCGGCGCGGCCCGTCCGGCCGGAACGGGAGGAGAGAAATGAGATTTCGCGGCCTTCGGTCCCGCGCTCTGCCGGCGATCGTTTTCGCGGGGATCTGCGCGGCCACCGCGCAGGGCGCCACCCCGGGCGGCGGGGCGGTTCATGAGCACGCCGGCGTGTCGCTCGTCGAGGTCCCGGTGACCGTCGTCGACCGCGACGGGAAGCCGGTCCGCGGGCTCACCGCCGCGGATTTCGAGGTCCGTGACGACGGGAAGGAAGTCGCGATCCAGGCGGTCGACACGACCGAGTTCTCCACGGCCCATGCCGCCGCCCCGGTCCACGAGAACGTGACGGTCAGCGCCGCCGCGCGCCGGCGTTTTCTCCTGCTGTTCGATCTGTCGTATTCGACGCCGGCCCGCGTGACGCGGATCCGGGACGCCGCGCGAAAGTTCGTCCTCGATCAGATGGGTCCGGAAGACCTCGGGGCCGTCGCGACGTACTCCGTCTCTCACGGAGTGAAGCTCCTGGTCACCTTCACTTCGGACCGGGAGCAGCTCGCCGCGGCGGTCCAGACGCTCGGCCTCGCCAACGAAGCGGAGAACAGCCCCGATCCGCTCCGGTTCACCATCCTCAACATCGACATCACCCCCTCCGGCCAACAGATCGCCGGGTCCGCCGGCGGGCGCGTCGACGTCGAAAGCGAGCTCCGCCAGACGGCGGCGGCCGCCAAACGGAACGACGACGCCTACCGCCGCGGGAGGATCACCGAGGCCCTGCAGTCGTTCGGAACTCTGGCGAAGGCCCTCGATTCCGTCGAAGGGCGCAAGCAGGTCATCTACTTTTCGCAGGGATTCGACATGCGGCTCCTGCAGGGGAACGCGCAGGACACGCAGACCTCGCAGGAACAATCCGAGGCGGCCGCGCGCGGAGCGGTCTGGACGGTCGACAGCCAGCAGCGCTTCGGCAACACCGGGCTTCAGTCGGGGCTGAACGACGTGCTCGAACTCTTCAAGCGCAGCGACTGCGTCATCCAGGCCGTCGATCTCTCGGGGATCGCGGCGCCGCAGGACCAGGGAACGGAGCCGGGCGGCGGCGGCGGCAAGGCGGCCCTCTTCGCGATCGCCGACGGAACCGGCGGGAAGCTCTTCGAGAACGCGAACGATTTTTCCGGCCAGCTCGACAAGCTCCTCGAGGAGGAGAGCGTCGTTTACGTCCTCACCTTCTCGCCGAAGCTCACCGGTCATCCGGACCGGTTCCATCCGTTGAAGGTCCGCGTCAAGCGTTCCGGGGTGCGGCTCTCGGCGCGCGCGGGCTATTACGAGCCGAAGCCGTTCAAGGGAACGTCCACGGTCGAGAAGAATCTCTCCGCCGCGGACGTGATCGCCTCCGAGATCCCGATGACCGCGATTTCCCCCGCGGTTCTCGCGCAGACCTTCGCCGGAAAGAGCGGGCCCGAAACGACCGTCCAGGTCCGCGTGCCCGCGTCCGATCTCGTCTCGCAGAACAAGAGCGGCAAGCTTCCGATCGAGATCTACAGCTACGCGTTCGACTCCGCCGGAAAGGTCGCCGACTTCGCGACCGAGAGCGCGATGCTCGACCTGGAGCAGGTCCGGTCGAAGCTCGAATCGGGCGGCCTCCGCTGGTTCGCCCAGCTG includes these proteins:
- the nadB gene encoding L-aspartate oxidase is translated as MTAPTCDVLVIGTGIAGCAAALSAARRGARVVIVTRSETPESSNTFWAQGGIVGRPRGDTPEALASDIEKAGGGLCNPAAVEKLAREGPDLVRRLLIDELGVPFDRTDGEFDWALEGAHSMPRILHVKDETGIPVERALLAAVARESRIEWRTGQTAVDVLTPAHDSPDPLDRYVSPRVFGAYLLDRARGTVAPALARATILATGGLGQVFLHTTNPAGARGDGVAMAVRARARVVNLQFVQFHPTALVHPKGRLLLSEALRGAGAIITDAQGRPFLKDYDPRGELAPRDIVARAIHRRMLEEDQPNVLLDISHKPPEWIREHFPGVAERCREAGYDVTKGPVPIVPAAHYSCGGVAVDLVGRTTLAGLYAAGEVSCTGVHGANRLASTSLLEGLLWGWNAGESAAVEAREAAAAKSFVAREWQPESEPVDPALVAQDWLVVKHTMWNYVGLVRSGKRLERARRLLVELRHEIDDFYRHGVMSDALIGLRNGVHTALEVTRAAAEDRISRGTHYRED
- the nadC gene encoding carboxylating nicotinate-nucleotide diphosphorylase, producing the protein MSFLLRESLERFLAEDLGRGDATTNAIVPAGAKGLGRFRVRTPAVVCGLDVAREVFSLLDPDSVWTGESEDGSAAAAGAVLASVSGKARALLSGERVALNLLQRMCGIATATRRYVDAVAGTSCRILDTRKTAPGLRALDKRAVAAGGGANHRFGLDDGILIKDNHLAVAGSVAEAVARAKRHAPHLVRIEVEVETEGALREALAAGADALLLDNRSPRELASLVSVARSLRPEVPLEASGGITLENVRACAETGVDFISVGALTHSAAGTDISLEIEVA
- a CDS encoding VWA domain-containing protein, with the protein product MRFRGLRSRALPAIVFAGICAATAQGATPGGGAVHEHAGVSLVEVPVTVVDRDGKPVRGLTAADFEVRDDGKEVAIQAVDTTEFSTAHAAAPVHENVTVSAAARRRFLLLFDLSYSTPARVTRIRDAARKFVLDQMGPEDLGAVATYSVSHGVKLLVTFTSDREQLAAAVQTLGLANEAENSPDPLRFTILNIDITPSGQQIAGSAGGRVDVESELRQTAAAAKRNDDAYRRGRITEALQSFGTLAKALDSVEGRKQVIYFSQGFDMRLLQGNAQDTQTSQEQSEAAARGAVWTVDSQQRFGNTGLQSGLNDVLELFKRSDCVIQAVDLSGIAAPQDQGTEPGGGGGKAALFAIADGTGGKLFENANDFSGQLDKLLEEESVVYVLTFSPKLTGHPDRFHPLKVRVKRSGVRLSARAGYYEPKPFKGTSTVEKNLSAADVIASEIPMTAISPAVLAQTFAGKSGPETTVQVRVPASDLVSQNKSGKLPIEIYSYAFDSAGKVADFATESAMLDLEQVRSKLESGGLRWFAQLKLAPGTYRLRSLVRDSETGAMGFVAQDVVVPDFSQRAPYLVAPLAVGSIGGLVLRSRSVHAGEAPSFPYIVGSDPFLPEPNPSVGRDQELKICVYTYGFGDAAQLRLGGQILDAQGKPLGTAAISLIGRSAPDELGRSTYLLGFKPVALVAGRYQIRIIAQNGETARQGVIPIEVR